Proteins from one Mucilaginibacter jinjuensis genomic window:
- a CDS encoding DUF4251 domain-containing protein produces the protein MKSIKHILILFIALTTITTAFAQTTPTKADKKKAQQDAVKALVESQHYTFIAQYANPLGGGHRYLTSDYDLKIRKDSLIAYLPYFGRAYFDTGYGSSDNGIKFTSTKFTYKITAKKKGGWDVIIKPSDVKYMDTVNMYISADGYTNVQFTITNKSAISFDGVLKDKATKK, from the coding sequence ATGAAATCAATAAAACACATCCTCATCCTATTCATTGCCCTCACAACCATTACCACTGCATTCGCCCAAACAACACCAACCAAGGCCGATAAAAAGAAAGCCCAGCAAGATGCCGTAAAAGCATTGGTTGAATCGCAGCATTATACATTTATAGCGCAATACGCTAACCCGCTGGGTGGTGGCCACCGTTATCTTACCTCTGATTATGATCTTAAAATCAGGAAAGATTCATTGATTGCTTACCTGCCTTATTTTGGCCGGGCTTATTTTGATACAGGTTATGGCAGCAGCGACAACGGCATTAAGTTTACCTCAACCAAGTTTACCTACAAAATAACTGCTAAGAAAAAAGGTGGCTGGGATGTAATTATCAAACCGTCCGACGTAAAGTATATGGATACTGTTAACATGTATATTTCTGCCGATGGCTATACCAATGTACAGTTTACCATCACCAACAAAAGCGCCATTTCATTTGACGGGGTTTTAAAGGATAAGGCAACGAAGAAGTAA